The stretch of DNA AAGCCAAGATCAGTCATATGTTATCGGAAAAGAGgaagcaagaacagagaaaagggtttccttttcttagttacttttcttaatttgtgcgTCTGtcctgaatatatatatttggtccGTTTGAGTGAGTAACGATTATTAAAATGGTTCAGCTGGTTTTGATTCGCTCGTGGGCATCGGAGGTCTTGAGTTCAAGtcttgattttgtagtatttaacctcatattttttaattttttccttttcagaaaacaaaacgacgtcgttcagTAGCTTTACGTGGCATCTTAGTCATCATTTGTTAACGGCACAGTAACTCCGTCTTATGATTTGTGGTTTCTAACCAGATTTGTATAGTTCATGtaggatattcaaattttgTCGTAGTTAATGGGAGAATAGGCACAGACGAAAGTTTTGTGTATGCACGCGATAAAGTAACATAGTTCATGGGGAATTGGCCGTTTTCCCGACGACGAAGTCATTTGTTATAAAACTTCAATTTGATCTCTAATCGGggattaaaatatttcaaagtgCAAAACTTTTAtgtaaaccaaaataaaccgtAACCCGTTCGCTACTTCGCTGAATGGGATTAGTCTATATAATTCACACATAGATGATAGATTGATAGATGAAAGTCAGAAACTCTTACCGGAACAAATAGTTATGAGATAAAGATAGGGCTATAGTTGGAGGATTTGGTCCAAATCTCTGTAATCTATATCTATATAGTCCATTAGAAGTATGGGGTCAAGGGTCATAAAACTGAACCAAACGAATTTACATCGAGACAATCAATTTCTATCAAACCACATGTTTTTTGCTGACAACGACAAAAGGAAAACTTTAAATAGACTAACCTACCCTATCATGAGGAGTAACTAGTGAGGACCAAAACAGTAAAAGGTTGGGAGACCACTCAAAACATGCGGTTAATGAGAAGCccgtaaggtttttttttatccgCAAAAATGTTAGGTTCATATATGTCTCGTTAGTTGTGGCAAGGTTGGTTCATATTAACACGTTTAACTACGAACATTGCAAAAGCAGATTCAGAATCTAAAAATTTCTATGAATATTATcctaactaaataaaagtaaaagtaaagagGAGCCATTTGGTGTGTTTACAGTTTACATATATGCATGTAGAGAGTTATATTTCTTCATTGTGATTCttgatataaccaaaaaaaagaataagatcACACACTGTTGGGTTTGCCATTTTAGAGATAAAGAGTATataaatactctgtttcttcttctttttagtgTATTCGAGACTTTCTTAGTCTTGTTCACGAGCTTGATTTCTACATATGACGTCTCGTAAACGACTTCATCACATCGAGGGATCCatattcggtttttttttttgttttagtttcttttttatttttccatttgatgtaacattttaatattttatttgtatagaATTCtcgtatatatttatttaagaaaaatattattatgtggAAAAGGGATATATTTTAAATCCATGTTTCTTGAAcatttaattaaaactaaacaaggttttaaaattttatggttgTCAATAGACTTTTCATTAGAACACAAATTTAGTAgtgtaaaaagactaaaaaagtaaaatttgcTAATTTTTGTTCAACTATATCTAATTAcagctaattatattttaattgttggtATGTCAAACAACAACTTTTAGATTGGCCCATGCATACATACCATATTTACGAAGgaaaaaaagtaatcaaattCCAATGTGAAAAGCCAGTGCAATCCTCATGAACGTAGTTGATAACTCTCATTTTTTAACTCATGAATGCCTATTTCGAGATCTTGTACAATTGTATGTATCAATGCATAAAATATCCACACATTGAgtccattttaatatttttttagcaGTCACCTTTTTCACATCAAGATGATGTTTGGATCCATGAACTACTAGAAGGATTTTTCTACGCTCATGCAGCAAACTTCTAGCACGAGCAAACTTCTAGCACACTGCAACGGTGGATCCAGAATACTAATTTGGTATTCTAATTTGGATGGCgcacaaattaaatataactaataataataaatactaaataaatttaatttttatttttaatctatctaaaatataaaatccaGAATGACATCAAAATCTTGAACATATTATctatttggttttcaaataatCTACATATTTAGATACATTTAGAAAcaattaattctaaaatttctcAGTTACAAATCACAACAAACATgtaatttatatgtaaaatttattatttggatTCACATATCTTAATATGTCACATAAATTTAAACTCTGAAATATGAAATGAATTACAAAGTCGGTAATTGTttactaaattactaatttgaccaaaagtttttaattcaaatgtagtttttaattcaaaagtattaaaaatgatgatttaaaatttgttaaaagctAAAATAGagttagaaatatataaatagaactCAATGAAACACCCagttttatttaagaaattaatataattgaactcttttgacgaaaaaaaaaaaatatatatatatatatatatattgaaaatgcACTCAATAATAACGAAGATGTTGGTAAGACACTAAGAAAAAGGACATGAACTTCCGCggcaaaccaaacaaaaaaaatagaaagaaaaacgCATCAATAGTAAAATATCGAACTAGGCACTCTTAGGTTACGTGTGGCACACTATTACTAAATTATCTAGATGACTATAATATGTACTGCTGATCTctaaagaaattatttaaaatagtgtggggcacgtgccccatcCACTATCGCTGTAAATCCgcctcgttttttttttctttttttttttttttctagtttctttttatttgtccaTTTGACGTAACattataatgttttcttttgtatagaATTTTCGTATAtatttattgaagaaaaatataactaagtgaaaaaatgatatatttttagaattttggtcGCCTGGTATATTGGATATTGGTTGGATTCAAAGTATAATTTCcgtttttgaataatatttaaatccaCGTTTCTTGGTAATTTACATAACCTCCTCCAAAAAAGATACAATAAGACCGAATCAAGTTCACAGTTTTTATACGCTACCGAGAAAATCTCCCATAGTCCAACTATTTTCCCCTCAATTTCCTCCTTCTCCCCACTATAAACCAAAGGAAGACTCGATTTAAGGGATTATTCGATTCACGTAATTAAGGATATAGTTATTTTTTGAATCAAAGAGATGGGTAGGGTTTTTATGGTGGATCTGGAAGGGAACATCTACATCTGCAAACACTGTAAGACTCATCTTTCTACAGAGCAAGACATCATTTCCAAGGTTTGATCTTTTCAATCCTCCATGATCtcgttgtcttttttttttattgatcgTGAATCTGATTGTAGACCCTTAGATAAATTAGCACCTTTGTTCCATGATCATGTGTAAAATCGAACTAATATATTGTGATCCTCTTTGTGATCCGATCATTGCATCATGAGTTGTTATATGTTTCATGTCTATGGATGCATGGTTTCTTGATCGCTATAACAACAAAGCTcgtatttaaatatatatatatatatatatatatattagtgacttttaaaaacttgtgCAGACTTTTCAATGCAAGCATGGAAGAGCTTATCTCTTCAACAACGTGTAAGTCTTTCTGATTTCATGGCCACTTGTAATTTATCTAACTCTTAAGACATTAGACAAGATATATTTATCCTTGATTAATGGTCTTAacattgtgtatttttttttcgttttagtGTAAACATCTCGGTTGGAGTGAAAGAAGACAGAATGATGATAACTGGAATGCATACCGTAGTTGACATTTTTTGTGTTGGTTGTGGATCAAATGTTGGGTGGAAATAcgtaagacaacaaaaaaaatagtttgcgAACATAATTAATGCATGTTTGATTGCGTTTGTACCAAGGAGTTGAgttaatctttgtttttgttgttgttgttgttgttgtacttgTGCGTTTATGAATTCAGGAGTTTGCACATGATAAGAGCCAAAAGTACAAGGAAGGAAAATCCGTTCTTGAATTGTGAgaattttttcttgatttttcaattAATCACATCTCAAATTTccaacataaacacaaatttttggttttaagaatGTATTTGATCTCAAATGTttaccttttgttttgtaacaGATATAAGATTTCGGGTCCTCATGATAGCAACGACTTGGCTAGCGATGAAGATGAATGATGCTTGAGCTCTTtccttctctatctctctctcagatttattttaaaattgtacaTTCTTCGACCTTAGATTTTAATTCGTTTTGGTTCGCATAGGGGAAGACCGGCTTAATAATATGGGTCttattttgactttttctatgATGAATAAAACATTGTGATCACTAAtgaatttttaatgtttaatcCCATTTAACACAATTAGTAGAcgttaaaaagaaaactgagaGCAGAGATAATGTCAAATTATTAAGGCAGGGAATATGAAgaagcttttttaattttatcatccaatcaaTATTTTATTAGGAAAGCATATAAGAGAGTATTTAGAAGATGCACATGCTCTCATATGCTCTCTTTTTATATGCTCTAATTTGAAGCATTTTCCAAgcatttaactctaaaatattaatatatattaatataattttaaataattaatttattttgtaaaaatagaaaattatgatttcataaaatataaaattatttgttataagataTCTATATGAGAAATTACTTAATgtgattatttaaattaatataataatttatttaatacattaaaatgtTAATGTcgatataatatttataatatatattattgttttattatagtttaatgggttatattatatatattttaaaaagttaaaattaaaaatgtaaatatagatataaagttttataaaaaattataatatatattaattattttctaattaatatgttactttgtaaatatatataattgaaaattattaaattacacatatatatacataacaatttatagtatttattaaatataaaatatattaaaaatattatatagcaatgagtgataattaattttcttaatgaaacacatttaaattatatttatttaattaatatcatattttacatataaatatcatatatgataTTCACTTGCTATACCAATCAACTAAATGTGCTATATTAATCAGAGCATACAACTTATGCACCTTAATGCTTATGCTGCATAATGTTAATGCTCTAGTATATGTTGTTCCAATCAAGCCCTAAGGCCCACTACTATCAAATGACTCGGATCAACAACTGCTGCTACTTGTTAAACTAGAAAATCTTTTTTAACTCCTCTAAACCTAAAGTTCCCAATTGAGCCACCATCGAGCAGAAAGAAAAGCAATCGATACTAAGGACAGAGAAAGTCATCAAGAACAACAGAAACATAAGAGTTATAGATCATTCAGAGAAAGTCATCAAGAACAACAGAAACATAAGAGTTATACATCATTCAGCAATTCTATAAGTGCAGCAATAGCAAGAGACAGAGTTATAGATCAGAAAGAAAAGCAATCGATACTAAGGAAAGAGAAATGCTAGCAAGAGACAGAGTCACAAAGTCTTCTCAATGACAAAAGAGGCTTCTCAATGAGCAAAAGAGGAATTAGAAGAGTAATCAAGATCATAGTACTTGGATCCGGGCCAAGGGAGAAGCAATATCCTGAGTGACTCCAAGTCGCTGCTGGATGCTAAGTTTCTTGGATGCAGAAGAAGAGGGAAGACATTACACAATGAGATCAGCAAGCTGGGGCATTTTCTTCAAGAAATGCTTGATGTAGTTGAGAAACCTTGCTTCATCAACATCAGCTTCGTTATCATGTTCAAAAATCTTAACCATCTTCACTGGGGATGTTGATAAGCAAGAAAGATCGGCAGCTCTACAGGGACACAACTGTCCACATGTATCAGTATTGTCATGGAAGAGTCTCTGATACATAAAAAAGATGGAGTTTCTCATatgtttttggaaaagaaaaaaaaacgatggtAGTAAAGAGATGGATTATAAGGAGGAGTTTGGGATTTCTTACATGTAGGACAAGGGCTTGAAGTTGTGGAGAGTTGTTGAGCAGGTTTGGTAGTAATCCCCATCCTAGAGTCATATGACACTCAATATCCAGTGTCATGAGGTGTTCGAATACGGGTATTTGCTCACAGTGGAATGTAAGCACCTGCAAgtgaaacacacacacacagatcAAGGTACTCGCTtatcactatataaacaaaggcAAACGAAAAGAAAGAGATGTATGTCTCAACAAACCTCAATAGTATCTGCAACCAAGTAGAGCTTCCTCACTTGAGTAAGTCCTAGAAAGAAACTAGATGCATCAGCAAGAACAGGCTCAGCTTCTTCGTCCTCATTGGcctcttcttcatctattgtcTGAAGACGGATTTTGGAACCATGAAGAGAACCAAACTGCAACAGTGGATATACTACAAAAAATTGAGTGTATTGTATCACTTAAATTGTATCATACAATTAAGTAATGTTACTTTGaattacttatttaaaaatgaaacaaacaaatataattaagcatcaGTTATTAAAGTGATGTTTTAATAAACTTATTTGACATCAATTAAACAAAACTGATTTAACCTTTATGTGTTTGTATcacttttaaaagaattgatataaattatagattcacattatttagataattgatgaatctattaatttttttgacatcactttttaatatgatacaaaatttatatcaataaaAACTGATGTTAATTTATACTagctataattaaaaatcactTATGTAAATTGATTTACCTCatgtaatttattaaaaatttacttatttatttattatcaacaaaaaacaaggaaagattaatgaattaatgtaattacttattttttattgttgtcaatttttttttttttttcgttggtAGGTAGAGGGAGTTTTACAATCCCACATCGACCACTCTTTAAAGAGTGCTGAGATCTACctattataaatacttaaacCTATTTGATTACCATTACTTAAGTTTAGTGGGATAACAACTAATTGTGGGGGCCAtcataaatatagtaaaaataatatatactataaatatcaatagtatatatataaacaaatataattaaaaatacaaataattaaatattgtactacagaaaaatattttcataaaatttattataatattgattttaacattttgcttttaaaattgGTATAACGattttacattagttttgataaatgatgcaaatattttatatcaatttagtaaaaataatgtaagactTGCAACATTTTTTATAAGTGATGTAAATGAACATCAATTCAGTaactgaaacaaatatttatttcaattgatacaaataatttgtatcaaCAAAGTATaaatcattcattaaagtgatgcaaattatttttgtatcatttaaaactgatgaaaaatagaaaatgaatgaTGTAAtaccacactttttttttgtagtgatacTGTCTAGCAACATCATCAGAGTAATCCAAGTAGAGAAGATTTGAAGTGTCAAAGGAGACGTTCTGCAGACATCTGTCACGGTCGGCTTCACCCTCGTCATCGTAAGAAAACTTGAACACCTGGAGAGTTGGGCTAGACACAGTGCAGGATTCCCATCTGAACCACTTGATATCGTGCATTACCAACTTCTCAAGCTTAGGACAACCAGAGACAATGTTGGCAAGCCTAACTCCAGCAACCACCTCTTGACCAAAGGTAGAGGGACTTCAGATTAGGAAGATGAACCACAAGACCTTCAAGAGGAATGATGTGAAAGTTGGTAGATGAGATCTTCAGCTTAACAAGATTCTCAGACTGAAAAATCCCTCCAGGAATATCATAGTCTTCAACACCTCCCAACTCAAAGATTCCTAGCTTCAGATTCTTGACATCTTGCCCCAATGCATACAAGATCCAGGCATTAAGATGGTCGTCCTCAATCTCTAAGAACGGTGAGAGAAAATTTCTCAATAAGAAAATGATCTCCACGCACAGCTATGACATGATTAACAAAATCCACAAACCTATCTACATCCGCTCCCTGAGGAAACCTAAATTAGAGATCGAGGGATACCGTTCACGCCATCCATGGGAGAGAATAGAAGTAGACACGGCATCCTTTGTCGGCAATAATGACAAGATTCTCTGAAGAATTTCATTTGGTAGAATACTTAGTCGATCTCTGTGTGCCATTGAAACAACctgagacaacaacaacaacaacgaatgAGAGTTTTGAAATCGAATCGACACAAAGGAGAAGGAAAACCAAACTGGACAAGAGGGATTGACCAAGAAGGAAGCAAACATCTTTGGAATCTTCTCACGAATCAGTAACAGCTGTTACTTGAGATTGATCTTGAATCCTGAGAGAAATGTAGGAAGCGCTTTGGTAAAGTTAAATTTGATAAAGTAACGACGAgactttggttttcttttccttctttgttgTTCATTAATCATCCGCTGTTACATTAATTAATGATGTTCATCATCACTAACCAAATTATCCCATTAGTAAACCTGTGGCTCTGAACCAAATGATGTTCATCATCactaaaaaatcacaaattcaaagtataaaataatctgtttttgaataatatataaatccatgtttcttgattatttaattaatactaaacaagg from Camelina sativa cultivar DH55 chromosome 9, Cs, whole genome shotgun sequence encodes:
- the LOC104712237 gene encoding protein yippee-like At3g55890, producing the protein MGRVFMVDLEGNIYICKHCKTHLSTEQDIISKTFQCKHGRAYLFNNVVNISVGVKEDRMMITGMHTVVDIFCVGCGSNVGWKYEFAHDKSQKYKEGKSVLELYKISGPHDSNDLASDEDE
- the LOC104715694 gene encoding F-box/LRR-repeat protein At3g59200-like; amino-acid sequence: MWDLYPLLQFGSLHGSKIRLQTIDEEEANEDEEAEPVLADASSFFLGLTQVRKLYLVADTIEVLTFHCEQIPVFEHLMTLDIECHMTLGWGLLPNLLNNSPQLQALVLHRLFHDNTDTCGQLCPCRAADLSCLSTSPVKMVKIFEHDNEADVDEARFLNYIKHFLKKMPQLADLIV
- the LOC104712238 gene encoding uncharacterized protein LOC104712238; the protein is MKFFRESCHYCRQRMPCLLLFSPMDGVNEIEDDHLNAWILYALGQDVKNLKLGIFELGGVEDYDIPGGIFQSENLVKLKISSTNFHIIPLEGLVVHLPNLKSLYLWSRGGCWS